The region TCGGGGTTGCCCTTGCCGTTACCCATGCGCACTTCGGCAGGCTTGTGGGAAATCGGCTTGTCGGGGAACACACGGATCCAGATGCGGCCACCACGCTTCACGTGGCGGGAAATCGCGCGGCGCGCGGCTTCGATCTGGCGGGCCGTCAGGCGGCCACGGTCCGTGCACTTCAGGCCGAAGTCACCGAAAGCCACCGAGTTGCCCCGGGTGGCGACGCCGGTGTTACGGCCCTTTTGCTCTTTGCGGTATTTGCGACGAGCGGGTTGCAGCATGTTTACTCTCCTTTACCGTCGGCCGGGGCGGCCGGCGCGGCTGCTTTACGCACGCGCTTAACGGTAGTTTTCGGTGCGTCAGCACCTGGGGTTGCCTCGGCGGGCTTGTCGGTGCCGTCAACCGGCGCGACGTTGCCCGCACCAGCTGCGGTACGGCGGGGGGCGGGACCGCCGCGGCGGTCGCCCGAAGGACGGTCGCCCGGACGTGCGTCGCGGCGCGGACCACGCGGGCCACGGCGCTCTTCGCCTTCGGGGCGCGGCGTCGAGTCCAGCGAAGGCGCATCGTTGCGGCCCAGCGTGTCACCTTTGTAGACCCAGACCTTGACGCCGATGACGCCGTAGGTGGTCTTGGCTTCCGAGAAGCCGTAGTCGATGTCGGCGCGCAGCGTGTGAAGCGGCACGCGACCTTCGCGATACCACTCGGTGCGCGCAATCTCGATGCCGTTCAGGCGGCCAGCGGACATGATCTTGATGCCCTGCGCGCCCAGGCGCATCGCGTTCTGCATCGCGCGCTTCATCGCGCGGCGGAACATGATGCGCTTTTCGAGCTGCTGGGTGATCGAGTCGGCGATCAGCTGGGCATCGATTTCGGGCTTGCGCACTTCCTCGATGTTCACTGCCACCGGCACGCCCAGGCGCTTGCCGAGTTCTTTCTTGAGCGCTTCGATGTCTTCGCCCTTCTTGCCGATCACGACCCCCGGGCGAGCCGAGAAGATCGTGATGCGGGCGCTCTTGGCGGGACGCTCGATCAGCACGCGCGACACGGCGGCGTTCTTGAGCTTGGCCTTCAGGTACTCGCGCACCTTGATGTCTTCGGCCAGCATGCCGGCGAAGTCGCGATTGCTCGCGTACCAGCGGCTGGCCCAGTTGCGGCTCACCGAAAGACGGAAGCCGGTCGGATGGATTTTTTGTCCCATGGTCTTCGAGCCTTTAGTTGCCGACGGTCAAGTACACGTGGCACGTGGGCTTGACGATGCGATTGCCGCGGCCTTTGGCGCGCGCGGTGAAACGCTTGAGCGAAGCGCCCTGCTCGACGTAGATGGTCTTGACCTTCAATTCGTCGATATCGGCGCCGTCGTTGTGTTCGGCGTTGGCAATGGCGGACTCCAGAACCTTCTTGACGATTCCCGCAGCTTTTTTCTGCGTGAAGTTCAGGATGTTCAGGGCTTGGTCCACTTTCTTGCCGCGGATCAGGTCGGCCACCAGACGGCCCTTGTCGACCGAGAGGCGGACGCCGCGAAGGACTGCACGTGTTTCAGACATGGTGCTACCTTTACTTCTTCACGACTTTTTTGTCGGCTGGGTGACCCTTGAAGGTGCGCGTCAGGGCGAATTCGCCCAGCTTGTGGCCCACCATCTGGTCGGTGATATAGACCGGCACGTGCTGCTTGCCGTTGTGGACGGCGATCGTGAGCCCGATGAACTCGGGCAGGATCATGGAGCGGCGCGACCAGGTCTTGATCGGCTTCTTGTCCTTCGTGGTCACGGCCTTGTCGGCCTTGGCCACGAGGTGGTGGTCAACGAACGGACCTTTTTTGAGAGAGCGAGTCATGGTGCTATCCCCTTATTTCTTGCGACGCGACACGATCATGACCTGCGTGCGCTTGTTGTTGCGGGTGCGATAGCCCTTGGTCAGGTTGCCCCACGGGTCGACAGGATGGCGGCCTTCGCCGGTCTTGCCCTCGCCGCCACCGTGCGGGTGGTCGACCGGGTTCATCACCACACCGCGAACGGTCGGGCGAATACCCATGTGGCGCTTCACGCCTGCCTTGCCCAACTGGCGCAGGCTGTGCTCTTCGTTAGCCACTTCGCCGATGGTGGCGCGGCACTCGATGTGGATCTTGCGAACCTCACCGGAGCGCATGCGGACCTGTGCGTAAGTGCCTTCGCGTGCCAGCAGCGTCGCCGAAGTACCGGCGGAACGCGCGATCTGCGCACCCTTGCCGGCTTGCAGCTCGATGCAGTGGATGGTCGAGCCCACCGGGATGTTGCGAACCGGCAGGGTATTGCCGGCGCGGATCGGGGCCTCGGCACCACTCATCAGCACCGAGCCGACCTCGAGGCCGCGCGGGGCGATGATGTAGCGGCGCTCGCCGTCGGCGTAGCACACCAGTGCCAGGTGGGCCGTGCGGTTCGGGTCGTACTCGATGCGCTCGACCTTCGCCGGAATGCCGTCCTTGTTGCGAACGAAATCGACAACACGGTAGTGATGCTTGTGACCACCGCCCTTGTGACGGGTGGTGATGTGGCCATTGTTGTTGCGGCCGGACTTCTGGAACTGTGGTTCCAGCAGCGGCGCGTACGGGTCACCCTTGTACAGGTGGTCCCGCGAGATCTTCACCATGCCGCGATGGCCTGGCGAGGTGGGTTTCATCTTGATGACAGCCATGATTTACGCGGCCTCCCCTGCGAGGTTCAGCTCTTGACCGGGCTTGAGCGTCACGTAGGCCTTGCGAACGTTGTCGCGGCGGCCCACCGAGCGGCCGAAGCGCTTGGTCTTGCCCTTGGTATTGACCACCGAAACACCCTTGACCTCGACCTTGAACATCAGTTCGACAGCCGCCTTGATCTCGGGCTTGGTGGC is a window of Caenimonas aquaedulcis DNA encoding:
- the rplP gene encoding 50S ribosomal protein L16 — its product is MLQPARRKYRKEQKGRNTGVATRGNSVAFGDFGLKCTDRGRLTARQIEAARRAISRHVKRGGRIWIRVFPDKPISHKPAEVRMGNGKGNPEYYVAEIQPGKVVFEIVGVTEELAREAFRLAAAKLPLRTTFVSRMIGA
- the rpsC gene encoding 30S ribosomal protein S3 codes for the protein MGQKIHPTGFRLSVSRNWASRWYASNRDFAGMLAEDIKVREYLKAKLKNAAVSRVLIERPAKSARITIFSARPGVVIGKKGEDIEALKKELGKRLGVPVAVNIEEVRKPEIDAQLIADSITQQLEKRIMFRRAMKRAMQNAMRLGAQGIKIMSAGRLNGIEIARTEWYREGRVPLHTLRADIDYGFSEAKTTYGVIGVKVWVYKGDTLGRNDAPSLDSTPRPEGEERRGPRGPRRDARPGDRPSGDRRGGPAPRRTAAGAGNVAPVDGTDKPAEATPGADAPKTTVKRVRKAAAPAAPADGKGE
- the rplV gene encoding 50S ribosomal protein L22; its protein translation is MSETRAVLRGVRLSVDKGRLVADLIRGKKVDQALNILNFTQKKAAGIVKKVLESAIANAEHNDGADIDELKVKTIYVEQGASLKRFTARAKGRGNRIVKPTCHVYLTVGN
- the rpsS gene encoding 30S ribosomal protein S19; protein product: MTRSLKKGPFVDHHLVAKADKAVTTKDKKPIKTWSRRSMILPEFIGLTIAVHNGKQHVPVYITDQMVGHKLGEFALTRTFKGHPADKKVVKK
- the rplB gene encoding 50S ribosomal protein L2, translated to MAVIKMKPTSPGHRGMVKISRDHLYKGDPYAPLLEPQFQKSGRNNNGHITTRHKGGGHKHHYRVVDFVRNKDGIPAKVERIEYDPNRTAHLALVCYADGERRYIIAPRGLEVGSVLMSGAEAPIRAGNTLPVRNIPVGSTIHCIELQAGKGAQIARSAGTSATLLAREGTYAQVRMRSGEVRKIHIECRATIGEVANEEHSLRQLGKAGVKRHMGIRPTVRGVVMNPVDHPHGGGEGKTGEGRHPVDPWGNLTKGYRTRNNKRTQVMIVSRRKK
- the rplW gene encoding 50S ribosomal protein L23; translation: MSRVNPTPAQRSFDEGRLMQVLVAPIVSEKATHVADKTNAVTFKVLQDATKPEIKAAVELMFKVEVKGVSVVNTKGKTKRFGRSVGRRDNVRKAYVTLKPGQELNLAGEAA